The sequence below is a genomic window from Venturia canescens isolate UGA chromosome 9, ASM1945775v1, whole genome shotgun sequence.
taccacataacTCTCGAgcaattgaacactaaagttcacgtgtataagcatagagtttacatatatacagttatacatctcgtgcataagaacttcgatttaacgctcaattgtgcgataaccatgtggtaaaaaaatttgataaaaattgtatttgtgtgtacttgatgccaaagaatgttatcacgaaatttgataaaattctgattattttgatttcgtgatccaccctccttaaggggTTTCATTTTGCTCGCAAGGTTTTGTTgatccaacgaaattattgtGGAATCAACAAAATTCCAGTGCCCATGAAATCGGGTTGGCGACTTTTCTTTCAGCGAATACGCACTTATCTCGTGATCCGTAGGCGTCATTTTCAATAAGCTTTTTTTCATGGTAAGAGTCACGACAGGACTGGTAGTTTCGATCCACGAGTTGAACTTGgcctcttcaaattttttcatttgtttcgcAATATTGAGATACTGTTGAAAagcaaataatttcaattcgCTATTTTTGAGCTCGGTGActcgttgaaatttcaaaactgGATCTTTAAGCCTGTGAAATAATTGGCGCTCCCAGAAAATCGCACCGGCGATCGGTGGGTGATGTGGCAGCAGAGGAGGGTTCCGTTTCCCTAAGAACAAGTTTTCGATCGCACGAAACAGTTGATTGGAAGTTCACTCTCGTCAATAAATATTCGTTCAATCAAACTATCGTACCTcgattaaaaatattctcgatcATGCTTATTTCCTTGCTGAACTGTTGCATTATGatgtcaaatttcattaaaagttGTTCCTGTATAGCTTGGCGGGTTTTGATATTCTTGAATTTGAGCAAAACTTCGAGAGCGTGTTCCGCACTAATGAGAACCGTGAAGCACTCGTCGATGTAAAACTTAGCTTCGTTCTCGAGATTTGCAACCTCGGCGTAGAACCACGACATCGTGGCGTCCCAATTCTCTTTGTTGAACTTCATGAATACGTTGAAATCCGCATTCTCCAAAGGAACGGTCAGTTTTTCGACCCTTTTTATTATCGCGTCGATCTGGGCTGGATCGTTTATTATCGATTTCAATTCCGCTCCGAATATATTGTAAAAATCTTGCAAAACACTCGCAATCTTATTCAAATCGTCGCAAACGTTGGCTATGTATTCCGTTTCTCTGAACAAAGTATCCTGATCGAATTCCCAACGTCGACCCTTCCCCGAGACCTCGATGCTCTCGCGTGTGTTCAAATACGAttctctccaatttttcatcattgcaTGAGCGTCCGCTGTTATCGTCAATACTTCGTCCAGTGGTTTTCTGttaatcgaatatttcaaTGTCACGTCGCAATTGTCGGTTGAATTCATTtgattcaatgaattttttattttaactcGAATTTACTGTCAGTGAGTAGCTAACGTGGGATTCtcagatcgaaaaaaatgttgataaatgaattttttacttaaaAAGATCTTCAATCGCCAAATTCTTCATGATGTTTTGGCACAATTGCCACGAGATACGCTCGAGAAGTGGAACCATCTTGTCTTCGGTGCTGTAGTATTTCGAGAGCACCCAAATCATTCTCATGCCTTCGGTGAGTGGTGGAAGGGCTTTAGCAATTGTTTGAAACGATTTGGATTCAGCGATTAACTGTAATGGAATGTTCACAACGTCATAGCCAAGGCTTAAATGtttcagagagagagagagagagagagagaggaagaaaatttttcgaaccaCCTTAAAGTATCTCAAAACGGTGAAGAGAAACTTGTTGTTGTCTCTGGCTTCGGTGTAGTGTTTCCATAATTCCATTTGAAAGAAGTTGAAAGCCGAGGCAATCGGCGACTCCGATTCCTCGAGCAGAGACAAAATTTCTTTGACGTCTACGGTCTTCAATTGTTCGACCAGCATCGAAAGTCCCGTTTCTCGGTTGTGCCAATACTCGTACTCAGCGAGAGGCCCTTTTCCTTGCGGAACTTTTTTCGTAAAAGTATCCAAAACTTTTTGTATGTGTTTGCCCCAACCACCGACGACTCTCTCCAACTGCTCGAGCACTCGTTTTTTTGTGAGCGACGGAGATGTCGTTCCATCGGACTCCAACAGCTCGGATACCCGAGGCACCGTTAGCAATATATCACCTTCGATGTGCTCGAGCGTCCTGCGCGattaaattcgaataaaattgagCAAACTCAACGAAAGTTCTCTCGTGCAACATTCAATAAATCGAAAAGCACTCAAATAACGTTCGTTCCCAAAACCAACCACTGCACACTGGTCGttagtttttccaaatattccAAGAGATCCTTTTTGCCCGAATCGATTGGcgcttctttctttttctcagcAGAAGCGGAGGAAGCAGGGGTGCTTTCCTCCTCTTTAAAAgcactcgatttttcttccttttctgaTTCCGTCGACGATCTGAGCGCACCGAACTCTGCACTTTTTCTCGCATCTACAGATATCCGGCCAGTTTCTTCCATTTTACTTATCATTACAGAAACTCTGCGATAATTCGATGGTCGTCTGAAAGCTGTCGCCTGATacaagatttttcattaaaacggAGAATCCTCGATTTCGAGTCGAACATTCAGCTTCGTTCACAAAGAGGATGTCCAAACTTTGAACTTCGAtctcctcaattttttcacgacgcAAGTACCCTCgtgtcaaaaataatgaaagcgATTCTTTCATGTGCGATTTCAATAATGAAATCGCACATTTcgagaggatttttttttttagtaaaatCACTATTATTGTGTCTCTGGAAATGCTGACATTTGATCgaggaaaaacaatgaaaggAACGATCGAATTATTACGTAAAAGAGAGATCGAGATCTGGTCAACTGTTTGATGTTTCTGAACGAATAGAATGTGTGATTCAATGACGTGCCATAAATTTTCACTGTTATTGGCAAAGCTGTGGATTGaggtgaaaaattaatttccaaaatgTAGAGTGAAAACCACGATTGGGAGATTGTAATTAGACCTGGTTATCGATCATTGTGGAAAGCGTGGCGTTAGCTCGGCCCATTGGGGTTTCGTCGCTCTTGGTGCCCGAATGAATTTCTTCAATGTGTTGTTGGGCCACACCGAGTCCTCGATATTGGTTCTCAACCAATGGTTTGAAAGCCTGAAAACATGGCATGCAAAAATCTCAGTTTCGTCGTTAATGTTTCCTCGATTTTGTGGAGAGGAAGGTGAATGTATTTCCATTAACTGACGTGTACGAGGAGCATATTCATCGCGGGCAGCAAATTTCCATTGAGAGAACCGACGATCAAATAATTCGTAATCCTCTTATTACAATCCTCGTAAGACTCGAACGCTGGAATTCCCTCCTCGCTCGTTctcatgaaataaaataaatttgaattctCGATTTCCTTATTGTTCGGATCGATTTCACCGAAAAACATGTGCAACACTGGTATTTCGACTACTTTGTCGACAACTTTCTAAAAcagtaaaaacgaaaaagctaTAATTTTGGACGAAAACGCGTCGCTCCCGCGCTGCTGCACCGTTTTTAGAAATCACGATTTTCGATGCCTGTTACACACCTTTGTCAAAACGTATTTATCCTCTTCGCCAGGAGGTGGTACGAACGGTACAGTTTTAACTggaaatatcatttttccttatttcatATTCAGTGTAATATTAAAATGaaaggaattaaaaaatcagTGTCGTTACCTCGAACTAAAGAAATTGAATAGCaaaaaagtactttttttGTATGAAATTGTAAGACGAAAAAAGTGTCTGTCAATGTCTCTATAAATGTGAATATTCACTTGAAGTTGCGCTTTGAGCTTGAGccttctttttcatttgtaaGAGAGAAGGATCGTCAGAGACTTGctcttcttcttctacttCATCTTCTTCCTCGCTCTCATGCTCTTCGCCAATGTCTTCTTCACTCTCTCCGATCAAAGTGCCATCGGAGCGTAATTGCATGAGGGAGACGCTCGTGAAAATGGAACTCGCAGCGGCGCTGCTCAGTTCGGACTTGTcaccttttttattcttcttcccctttttcccttttttccccttctttttttcctcctcgattttttcaaccttcTCGACTTTTCCTACGATggtatttttataattgaacaaaaatttgaatgcACGAACAATTCCGTGAAGAATTTTAGCCAAAGATGTGACTAAAGTGCTCTGTTTTTTAAGGTGCACAATCAAGCTAGTCAATTTCTCTATGTGACGATCGATTTGCATTTTTACCCGGAGCACTCTTAGTCAACCTTAGCGGTCTGCTCTTCGATGCGAATGCTGCGAGAGTCGTTATTTTGACTCTGTGCCCAGCGCCTCAatcaaacaaaacaaaaaaattagcatTCAGCATGTTTTTAGACGAaagatacatttttcaaaagattcCACTTCCCCTTTCGACTTACTTTCCTCCCACACTTCTATTTCTTCTTGGACCACTTCGCTTCTTTGCGTCTTGTAAAACCACACCTGTTTTCTCTCCAAATCCATGACACCGTAGATATCGAGAATAAGAAGATTCAACAATTTATCCTCGTAAAAACGATTGTTTTCCTgatgcgagagaaaaaaatgtctcgtagattcattctttcaattttttcattaccaGTGGATCAAGAAATATTCGTTGTGAATTTTAAATACTGCGGAGGATcgtcaaaaaatcataattacaCTTATCAGAGTATCAAAGAGAAATTTGTAATTGTCCGTGAGGCCAAGGAACTTGACGACTTTATCACGAATCCATCGAATCCTAAGTCCAAAAGATATAAAcaaccattttttaaatactttcgaCTCATCTCAAAACGAATGTAAAATTCTTACCTGTAATCCATCACCATTGATGGCTCCGGTTTTAATGAACTAATCTCACTACTCATTTCTAAATCCGCTTCGCTGCCGTCCTCAGGAGTTTTGAAACTCGAGCTTTCCATTTTAACAACGTCTTCCTCCATCGTACAATTTAATTGTAATTAAAACTTACTAATAGAATATTATCTAATGACGAATAGACGAACTGTGTCGTGTTTATTGCATAACTGCATGACAGCCAGCACTGACTAGGAAGGCGAACATTTTATTGCCCGAAGTTGCCCAATTTTCTTGTCGCCATGGAGAACAAACAATTCTCCACGAGTGGGTGTACGCTGCCCCACATGATTACTCACAATACCTACGTGCCCCACCTCCTCTTGTTGTTGGATAATCGATCGTGCAATAGCACCAGAGAAACGTGCCCCAATCGTACCATTTTAGGAAATGTTCCCACGAATCAATCGGAGATGAAGTTACACATtggaattcaataatttgtcatgaaattaaataaaaataacaattagGTGGCTGATTTGGGTCAGTCGATGACAAACCTCATGAACATTCGAATAGTGAATACGACGTGACGATGCAAGcttcttttatattttcatatgaAAAATCTAAGGGCAAAGTCGTTCAATTAAATATCCCAAGAATTCTGATTAAGTTGGAAGAAATATAATTGGACGTAGGCactgaattatttattcactAAATACATATCATACATGTTATCATTTACATATATAAAGCCAGCGTATGAGGCcc
It includes:
- the LOC122416590 gene encoding dynein axonemal heavy chain 10-like, with product MLVEQLKTVDVKEILSLLEESESPIASAFNFFQMELWKHYTEARDNNKFLFTVLRYFKLIAESKSFQTIAKALPPLTEGMRMIWVLSKYYSTEDKMVPLLERISWQLCQNIMKNLAIEDLFKKPLDEVLTITADAHAMMKNWRESYLNTRESIEVSGKGRRWEFDQDTLFRETEYIANVCDDLNKIASVLQDFYNIFGAELKSIINDPAQIDAIIKRVEKLTVPLENADFNVFMKFNKENWDATMSWFYAEVANLENEAKFYIDECFTVLISAEHALEVLLKFKNIKTRQAIQEQLLMKFDIIMQQFSKEISMIENIFNRGKRNPPLLPHHPPIAGAIFWERQLFHRLKDPVLKFQRVTELKNSELKLFAFQQYLNIAKQMKKFEEAKFNSWIETTSPVVTLTMKKSLLKMTPTDHEINLRTQLNKVGTGSRLRIIRSRSKELESITNITGRHTDGVISKQSIETGGSTVSEQKFLLPSLRVIRSGSKGGETLLREHKASTISSLMEKPKVAWKEILRDGTTVELQLRFEINFNFDVFEIIQEAELLEQLGFELPEIVRNVGIQKDRLRADIEATKNMIDRYNAIVSKFDEADLQLLNKSLRNIEKNIHPGVSRLNWYSLGISDYAMDCEKLLKSLSSIVTQINQMKRDLDQRIERDIQSYNLFTPTEERSETEVELSPCKVDQFVQKSTIPWSNISLHKEIVAQFV
- the LOC122416381 gene encoding uncharacterized protein; its protein translation is MFFGEIDPNNKEIENSNLFYFMRTSEEGIPAFESYEDCNKRITNYLIVGSLNGNLLPAMNMLLVHAFKPLVENQYRGLGVAQQHIEEIHSGTKSDETPMGRANATLSTMIDNQV